From Sinorhizobium sp. RAC02, a single genomic window includes:
- the metE gene encoding 5-methyltetrahydropteroyltriglutamate--homocysteine S-methyltransferase, with the protein MTIRTANLGFPRIGRHRELKFALEAYWSGKADRASLLDVGKTLRAENWKLQQEKGIDAIPSNDFSFYDHVLDTAVMVGAIPPAYGWTGGPVDLDIYFAMARGATGGEHAACGHAHHGQGVPALEMTKWFDTNYHYMVPEFSADLAFTLTQNRPLQSFLEAKALGIHTRPVLLGPVTFLKLGKTRDGSNALDLLDRLLPVYGRILAELAEAGVDWVQIDEPCLVLDLSDKERDGLKRTYTAVSKAAPGLRILLAGYFGRLGENLGTAVSLPVAGLHVDLVRAPQELETIAETAPGTLHLSLGVIDGRNVWRADLASLAQRLVPVIARRGVGNIEIAPSCSLLHVPIDTALETALDDELRSWLAFATQKLEEIALLGRHAEAGAVEQGGAVATRLTSVRVHDPLVQGRLKALEGTAQTRNLPFGGRQAIQRRRFGLPLFPTTTIGSFPQTAEVRKARARHDKGELSYVDYKAFLEQETAAAIRWQEEVGLDVLVHGEFERNDMVQYFGEQLSGFAFTRHAWVQSYGSRYVRPPIIFGDVSRPNPMTVGWWKYAQSRTEKPLKGMLTGPVTILNWSFVRDDLPRETVCRQIALAIRDEVHDLEEAGAAMIQIDEAALREGLPLRHSDWQAYLDWAVECFRICASGVADETQIHTHMCYSEFNDIMAAIAAMDADVISIETSRSKMELLDAFTGRGYPNEIGPGVYDIHSPRVPDVGEMETLLRLARERLAEGQIWINPDCGLKTRKWEEVRPALVNMVEAARRLRTAASTPAVA; encoded by the coding sequence ATGACCATCAGAACTGCAAATCTCGGTTTTCCCAGGATTGGAAGACATCGCGAGCTGAAATTCGCGCTCGAAGCCTATTGGTCCGGCAAGGCGGACCGCGCGTCGCTGCTCGACGTCGGAAAGACGCTGAGGGCGGAAAACTGGAAGCTCCAGCAGGAGAAGGGGATCGATGCGATCCCGTCCAACGATTTCTCCTTCTATGACCACGTCCTCGATACCGCCGTCATGGTGGGTGCCATTCCGCCGGCCTATGGTTGGACCGGTGGGCCGGTCGACCTCGACATCTATTTCGCCATGGCGCGCGGTGCGACCGGCGGCGAGCATGCCGCCTGCGGCCACGCCCATCACGGGCAGGGTGTGCCGGCGCTCGAAATGACGAAATGGTTCGACACGAACTACCACTACATGGTGCCGGAATTTTCCGCCGATCTAGCCTTCACGCTGACGCAGAACCGGCCGCTGCAAAGTTTCCTGGAGGCGAAGGCGCTCGGTATCCACACCCGTCCCGTCCTTCTTGGCCCGGTCACTTTCCTGAAGCTCGGCAAGACGCGGGATGGGTCGAATGCCCTCGACCTGCTCGACCGTCTTCTGCCGGTCTATGGCCGTATTCTTGCGGAACTCGCCGAGGCGGGGGTGGACTGGGTGCAAATCGACGAGCCGTGCCTAGTGCTCGACCTTTCCGACAAGGAGCGCGATGGCCTGAAGCGAACCTACACAGCCGTGTCGAAGGCCGCGCCCGGTCTCCGCATCCTGCTTGCCGGTTACTTCGGGCGTCTTGGCGAAAACCTTGGCACAGCGGTCAGCCTTCCCGTCGCCGGCCTGCATGTCGATCTGGTGCGCGCACCGCAGGAGCTGGAAACGATCGCCGAAACGGCACCGGGGACGCTGCATCTCTCGCTCGGTGTCATCGATGGCCGAAATGTCTGGCGGGCGGATCTGGCGTCGCTGGCGCAGCGACTCGTGCCGGTCATTGCACGCCGCGGGGTGGGCAACATCGAGATCGCGCCGTCCTGCTCGCTGCTGCATGTGCCGATCGATACCGCGCTTGAAACGGCACTCGACGACGAACTTCGTTCCTGGCTCGCCTTCGCCACGCAGAAGCTCGAGGAAATCGCGTTGCTCGGCCGTCATGCCGAAGCCGGTGCCGTCGAGCAAGGCGGTGCCGTCGCTACCCGCCTGACCTCGGTGCGCGTGCACGACCCGCTCGTCCAGGGCCGATTGAAGGCGCTGGAGGGTACGGCGCAGACGCGCAACCTGCCGTTTGGCGGGCGCCAGGCGATCCAGCGCCGGCGTTTCGGCCTGCCGCTTTTCCCCACCACCACCATCGGCTCCTTCCCGCAGACGGCCGAGGTGCGCAAGGCGCGCGCACGCCATGACAAGGGCGAACTGAGCTATGTCGACTACAAGGCCTTCCTCGAGCAGGAGACGGCCGCAGCCATCCGCTGGCAGGAGGAGGTTGGCCTCGACGTGCTGGTGCACGGCGAATTCGAGCGCAACGACATGGTGCAGTATTTCGGCGAGCAGCTTTCCGGTTTTGCCTTCACCCGGCACGCCTGGGTGCAGAGCTACGGGTCGCGTTACGTGCGTCCGCCGATCATCTTCGGCGATGTGTCGCGCCCGAACCCGATGACCGTCGGCTGGTGGAAATATGCGCAGTCCCGCACCGAAAAGCCGCTGAAGGGCATGCTGACCGGGCCGGTCACCATCCTCAACTGGTCCTTCGTGCGCGACGACCTGCCGCGCGAAACCGTGTGCCGGCAGATCGCGCTGGCCATTCGCGACGAGGTGCACGACCTCGAGGAGGCCGGTGCCGCGATGATCCAGATCGACGAGGCTGCCCTTCGCGAAGGCCTGCCGCTGCGCCATTCGGATTGGCAGGCCTATCTCGACTGGGCTGTGGAATGCTTCCGCATCTGCGCCAGCGGCGTTGCCGACGAAACGCAGATCCACACCCATATGTGCTATTCGGAGTTCAACGACATCATGGCGGCGATCGCGGCCATGGATGCGGATGTTATCTCGATCGAGACTTCGCGCTCGAAGATGGAGCTGCTCGATGCCTTCACCGGCCGCGGCTATCCGAACGAGATCGGCCCCGGTGTTTATGACATCCACTCGCCGCGTGTGCCCGATGTCGGCGAGATGGAAACGTTGCTTCGCCTTGCCCGCGAGCGCCTCGCCGAAGGCCAGATCTGGATCAACCCGGATTGTGGCCTGAAGACGCGCAAGTGGGAGGAGGTGCGGCCTGCCCTCGTCAACATGGTCGAGGCCGCTCGACGGCTTCGGACGGCTGCAAGCACGCCCGCGGTGGCGTAA